From Watersipora subatra chromosome 2, tzWatSuba1.1, whole genome shotgun sequence, one genomic window encodes:
- the LOC137387693 gene encoding biogenesis of lysosome-related organelles complex 1 subunit 5-like produces the protein MQSFPFVASTDEQSSLKGVSQVYVRLFGHHAVLQSEFSQMRQLDLATESGEQACKSVVEGLDRCTEKVASCDKELGLLKDINHALLASKQMCDIIIRDSGKHNKQKYLAEQRQHRDKEWETFSADIAIRKAEVEEKYSSDCELVNKQYEEAGQKLAALYGSDMVD, from the exons ATGCAATCTTTTCCGTTTGTAGCTTCAACTGATGAACAGAGCTCTCTTAAGG GTGTTTCACAAGTTTATGTTCGCTTATTTGGGCATCATGCAGTTCTGCAATCAGAATTTAGCCAAATGAGACAGCTTGATTTGGCAACAGAGTCGGGCGAGCAAGCATGCAAG TCCGTGGTGGAAGGGCTAGATCGTTGTACAGAAAAGGTAGCAAGCTGCGATAAGGAGTTGGGCTTATTGAAAGACATCAATCATGCTCTTTTGGCATCGAAACAAATGTGTGACATAATTATTCGAGATTCTGGGAAACATAACAAG CAAAAGTACTTGGCCGAACAGCGTCAGCATCGTGACAAAGAATGGGAAACGTTTTCGGCTGACATCGCAATCAGGAAGGCTGAAGTTGAGGAAAAGTATAGCAGCGATTGCGAGCTGGTGAATAAGCAGTATGAAGAGGCAGGCCAGAAATTGGCTGCTTTGTATGGATCAGACATGGTTGATTAA